One window of Microcoleus vaginatus PCC 9802 genomic DNA carries:
- the cysW gene encoding sulfate ABC transporter permease subunit CysW, with product MTANINSPADYNFPPAGSSRSQEKAWVKPTLIGIASGYLALVLFIPMVNVFYQAFRKGFEPFFSNLTSPDFLHAAQLTLIISLIVVPVNTVFGLCAAWVIGRNKFPGRTLLISILDVPFAISPVVAGLMIVLLYGRVGWFGPWLEAANIKVIFAFPGMVLATAFVTLPFVAREVIPVLEEVGTDQEEAAKTLGANDWQIFWNVTLPSIRWGLLYGVILTNARAMGEFGAVSVVSGNIAKKTQTLPLFVEDAYKQYATQAAFSAAVILGFLGVVTLVLKEILERKTSIKEVEE from the coding sequence ATGACGGCTAATATCAATTCACCCGCTGATTACAATTTTCCGCCTGCGGGTTCTAGTCGGAGTCAGGAGAAAGCCTGGGTAAAACCCACTTTAATCGGAATTGCAAGCGGCTATCTTGCTCTCGTCTTATTTATCCCGATGGTCAACGTTTTTTACCAAGCTTTCCGAAAAGGATTTGAGCCATTTTTTTCTAACTTAACCTCGCCCGATTTTCTGCATGCAGCCCAACTTACCCTGATAATTTCTCTGATAGTTGTGCCTGTAAATACAGTCTTCGGTTTGTGTGCCGCCTGGGTAATTGGCCGCAATAAATTTCCCGGGCGCACGCTATTAATCAGCATTTTAGATGTGCCATTTGCCATATCTCCCGTAGTTGCAGGTTTAATGATTGTACTGCTTTACGGTCGGGTGGGATGGTTCGGGCCGTGGCTGGAGGCGGCCAATATCAAGGTTATTTTTGCCTTCCCTGGAATGGTGCTGGCTACTGCTTTTGTTACCTTGCCTTTTGTGGCCCGCGAAGTAATTCCTGTTTTGGAAGAAGTGGGTACAGATCAAGAAGAGGCGGCTAAAACTTTGGGAGCAAATGACTGGCAAATTTTCTGGAATGTCACCCTTCCCAGTATTCGCTGGGGATTGCTTTACGGAGTTATTTTGACCAATGCTAGAGCAATGGGAGAATTTGGAGCCGTCTCTGTAGTGTCGGGAAATATTGCTAAGAAAACCCAAACTTTGCCTTTGTTTGTAGAGGATGCTTACAAGCAGTACGCGACACAAGCCGCATTTTCAGCGGCGGTAATTCTAGGTTTTTTAGGAGTTGTTACCCTCGTGCTTAAGGAGATTTTGGAACGAAAAACTAGCATTAAGGAGGTTGAAGAATAA
- a CDS encoding serine/threonine protein kinase, which translates to MSLPRPVSDTLIELLKPVASELGERLGASAVNDRYAEIEPSGSSALNQQIKKDPRWIKAQVKYLQRQQAREQELIELAGAEEEWVKEERANRIKAEEVRDKRAISRLCRELMREFQSEAIRVKLSEIQTIWDRDNWFSNLSRQETEQILQQQQHRLLLLVAPAKISEDCPDSFRHNLNIELPAKLRAFLNQHYPQHGDLCPVQFYGDYFKKSISDIDVERLQSVLSPVPTAILYSDISDYEVNFHVGFWGIINQSVSLVAMQPWNWEEVYHQLEAEGKDEKLSLRIIRQIIVTIHKLLAAFLADLYYLNIDFTHEPQLFKLEAEFAQEWFSKDWALPYIDTLKEIQEQQRITYKGEMRRLALREAKAKAERKRLEEAEIKRREEAEAASVRAKELAHKFKNLKWRCVYTVPGHSSFVNSLAISPDGKIMASGSWDKTIKIWNLETAELIGTLTGHSDRVNSVAISSDGKMLVSGSSDETIKFWNLHNGDLLCTFPGHSMEVNSVAINPKRQVIASCGGADNTIKLWNLRSGELLRTLRGHSDNVNAVVFSPDGKILASGSSDATSKVWDVESGKLLRTLSGLNVGVNSVAIAPDGQILASVSNDYTIKLRNLHTGSLLRILNSNSTKGKGVANLGMNEALHILQNYVSRGDSVAISGDGLTLASGCDDNTINIWNLRTGELLSALKGHSGTVYSVAIAPSGNLLASGSADQTIKIWRCD; encoded by the coding sequence ATGTCCTTACCCCGCCCCGTGTCAGACACCCTAATTGAACTGTTGAAGCCTGTAGCCTCTGAATTGGGAGAAAGATTGGGAGCAAGCGCTGTCAACGATCGCTATGCAGAAATTGAGCCGTCTGGTTCTTCAGCTTTGAACCAGCAAATCAAAAAAGACCCCCGCTGGATTAAAGCACAAGTGAAATATTTGCAGCGGCAGCAGGCGAGAGAACAAGAATTAATCGAGCTCGCCGGCGCAGAAGAAGAATGGGTAAAGGAAGAACGCGCTAATCGAATCAAGGCAGAAGAAGTGAGAGATAAGCGGGCAATTAGCCGGCTTTGCCGCGAGTTAATGCGGGAGTTTCAATCAGAAGCAATTCGAGTTAAGTTGAGCGAAATTCAAACTATTTGGGACCGGGACAACTGGTTTTCTAATTTGAGCCGGCAGGAAACTGAACAGATTTTGCAGCAGCAGCAGCACCGATTGCTGCTGTTAGTTGCTCCCGCAAAAATTAGCGAAGATTGCCCGGATTCATTTCGCCACAATCTGAATATCGAGCTGCCGGCTAAGTTGAGAGCTTTTTTGAACCAGCACTACCCCCAGCACGGAGATTTGTGCCCGGTTCAGTTTTACGGAGACTATTTCAAAAAATCGATTTCTGATATTGATGTGGAGCGGTTGCAGAGTGTTTTGTCTCCCGTACCGACCGCTATACTGTACAGCGATATCAGCGATTATGAAGTTAATTTTCATGTCGGTTTTTGGGGAATCATCAATCAGAGCGTTTCTCTAGTGGCGATGCAGCCTTGGAATTGGGAAGAGGTTTATCATCAGTTGGAGGCGGAGGGGAAAGATGAAAAGCTGAGCCTGCGGATTATTCGGCAAATAATTGTGACTATTCATAAGTTATTGGCGGCTTTTTTAGCTGATTTGTATTATTTAAATATCGATTTTACTCACGAACCTCAGCTATTTAAATTAGAGGCGGAATTTGCTCAGGAATGGTTTTCTAAAGATTGGGCCCTACCGTATATTGATACTCTTAAAGAAATTCAAGAACAGCAGCGAATAACCTATAAGGGAGAGATGCGGCGGCTGGCTTTGCGAGAGGCGAAAGCTAAGGCCGAACGCAAGCGTTTGGAGGAGGCTGAGATCAAACGCAGAGAGGAAGCTGAGGCGGCATCTGTGCGGGCGAAGGAATTAGCTCACAAATTTAAAAATCTGAAATGGCGGTGCGTATACACGGTGCCTGGACATTCATCGTTTGTGAATTCTCTGGCGATTAGTCCTGACGGCAAAATTATGGCTAGCGGCAGTTGGGATAAAACTATTAAGATTTGGAATTTAGAAACAGCGGAATTAATTGGCACTCTGACGGGACATTCCGATCGCGTAAATTCGGTTGCTATTAGCTCTGATGGAAAAATGTTGGTCAGCGGCAGTTCGGACGAAACAATTAAGTTTTGGAATTTGCACAACGGTGATTTGCTGTGTACTTTTCCGGGACATTCTATGGAGGTGAATTCGGTGGCGATTAACCCGAAGCGCCAGGTAATTGCTAGCTGCGGCGGGGCTGATAATACGATTAAGCTGTGGAATTTGCGGAGTGGTGAGTTGCTGCGGACTTTGAGGGGTCATTCTGACAATGTGAATGCGGTGGTTTTTAGCCCGGACGGTAAAATATTGGCGAGTGGCAGTTCGGATGCGACGAGCAAGGTTTGGGATGTGGAAAGCGGCAAGTTGCTGCGGACTCTTTCGGGGTTGAATGTTGGGGTGAATTCTGTGGCGATCGCGCCGGACGGTCAGATTCTCGCTAGCGTCAGCAATGATTATACTATTAAGCTGCGGAATTTGCACACGGGCAGTTTGTTGCGGATTTTAAATTCTAATTCGACCAAAGGAAAGGGTGTAGCGAATTTAGGAATGAATGAGGCGCTGCATATTTTGCAGAATTATGTGAGTCGGGGCGATTCGGTTGCTATCAGTGGGGACGGTTTGACTTTGGCTAGCGGCTGCGATGATAATACGATTAATATTTGGAATTTGCGGACGGGGGAGCTGTTGAGCGCTCTTAAGGGACATTCGGGTACGGTGTATTCGGTGGCGATCGCACCTTCGGGCAATTTGCTCGCCAGCGGGAGTGCGGATCAGACGATTAAGATTTGGCGGTGCGATTAG
- a CDS encoding ABC transporter, protein MLAHNTSESEFEASGNFHRTQESDIPQSDSGDSRPTQTRIRIRVPKQYHQEPVISNLISEYGLTVNFNAALLGVKTLDDGWFDLELNGTSKQIETALIYLNDLDVEIWSNSNNPDEETW, encoded by the coding sequence ATGTTAGCTCACAATACTAGCGAATCTGAATTTGAGGCGAGCGGCAATTTTCACAGAACCCAAGAATCAGATATTCCCCAATCTGATAGTGGTGACAGCAGACCAACTCAAACCCGCATTCGCATTCGTGTTCCTAAACAGTACCATCAGGAACCTGTAATCTCTAACCTGATTTCTGAATACGGTTTGACGGTGAATTTTAATGCCGCTTTGTTGGGTGTCAAAACTTTAGATGACGGTTGGTTTGACTTGGAACTTAACGGTACAAGTAAACAGATTGAAACGGCTCTGATTTACCTCAATGATTTAGATGTGGAAATCTGGAGCAATTCCAATAATCCTGATGAAGAAACTTGGTAA
- a CDS encoding DUF4347 domain-containing protein: protein MELYKEPKHQIVFADSQVKDCETLTETVNLDTEIVILKADRDGIEQIAETLKQRQNIAAVHILSHGAAASLQLGATELNLSNIESYRNYLEKWFALPAVEAKSNSSITAKPEILLYGCNVAATEAGVAFVQRLSQLTGANIAASDNLTGSAALGGDWVLEVTTGNIETPLAFSAEAREAYSAVLVATFDELRDAITLANALPNADTIAITGNITFGPGQVLPRISTPITFTGGGFALNLGNNRGFFIDSAATPVTFSNLTITGGISTGAAGTGGGGGAAGMGGALFINSGTVTVNSVTFTGNSATGGAGSAPPVAPAVAGPGGNTDFAGLFPFVSAGGGGQTGLTGLPSIGGEGGPGGTGGNGGAGSGGLPGTGLNGGPGGAGGTGGAGTGGTNGGPGGAGGAGGTGGFGGGGGGGGAGGAGGVAGTGTVGAAGPGGIGGAGGFGGGGGGGGGGVGGNGGVGGFGGGGGFGTAGGASTTVGAFTPGGAGSPTGGGGGAGLGGAIFVNSGSLTLNNSTLFSNTATGGAAGGAGATPGQGAGAAIFVNSGATATLTNNTITANTATATAPALAVGGGIATNGGTVNVLNSIVAGNVGGASPDVFGTFTATSINNLIGNVAGSNLPVAQQLTVPLANVIAPTPGLNQATGVPVTYALADSTATPNPAIDAGDAAAAAAAGATDQRGAGFPRTIGTAVDIGAYEYGPIVTGIKFNDLNGDSLQGAAATEPGLPGWVISVGTKSTTTAADGTYILRDVKTDTPITEAPPAGTPATAWVQTLGPTPANTGIVNVTGANFGNFQKTSIAGKTYTDLAGNGFTPDDTVLNGVTVNLYKDTNANGTLEVGTDTVVGTAQTTAGAGDYTFADIGPGNYLIQATAPANSSISFPAAAILVSAQSGTPVTAQNFGVFQNITVSGTKFTDLTGNGFSADDTPLNGTTVRLFKDTNNNSTLDTGDAEIASQVTGTAPAAAGTYSFANVGSGRHFVREDVPTGFSQTAGPAFYTINPVSGTNITAQDFGNLQLGKISGIKFNDLNKNGTQDLPAEQPLGGWTIYLDANNNGVQDQVAAETGTNAAVTDVAGNYQFTNLPAGTYTVREVPQTGWTQTLPPVNAATPTLSGAFTIGVTSGTDSQNNNFGNFRPNSISGLKFNDLNNNRVQDTGELGLANWQFFLDTNDNGTLDTGEPNTLTDAAGNYQFLDVSAGTYKVREVLQPTWTQTTPDPDDITVTSGQDIANINFGNFQSSTISGQKFNDLNSNGVKDAGELGLGNWQIFLDSINPDGLFQQGEPTTITDAAGNYTLRDIPAGTYQVREVQQNGWTQTTPNPAPVTVNPSDNITGIDFGNFLPQPGAIRGLKFQDTNNNGTQDAGEAGLPNFQIQLTNVVAGTAPAPVTTTTDNSGNYLFANLTPGTYRVREVNQTGFTQSTPEPADITLTSGAIVSGINFGNFPTPTPTPTPTPTPAPTPPTSPAPTPTPAPVPTPAPAPVPTPAPAPVPTPAPVPTPTPAPVPTPTPAPVPTPTPAPVPTDLVCPENFPRIATPNEPGTPSAGNVINGPNGDDTIVGSVGNDSILGLSGNDLIFGRGGGDYINGNMANDTVYGGIDSDTLFGGKGFDLIFGDRGNDTIYGNRGNDSLSGDEGNDVLYGGKADDVILGGAGDDVLIGDQGNDTLCGDDGNNTLIGGSGDDLLFGGTSDNLLFGGLGSDTLVGGIGSNGFVLSASGGIDTIINFTAGVDSIELVGGLDFNQLLLTETNGSTAIGLANSDQILAIVTGVQPSQLSAQSFSLLV, encoded by the coding sequence GTGGAACTCTATAAAGAACCGAAACACCAGATAGTTTTTGCAGATTCACAAGTTAAAGATTGCGAAACTTTAACAGAAACGGTCAATCTCGATACAGAAATTGTTATTCTGAAAGCCGATCGCGACGGCATCGAGCAAATCGCCGAAACACTTAAACAGCGGCAAAACATTGCAGCCGTCCACATTTTGTCTCACGGGGCTGCAGCCAGCTTGCAACTGGGAGCGACAGAACTAAATCTCAGCAACATTGAAAGCTACCGCAATTATTTAGAAAAATGGTTTGCTTTACCAGCAGTCGAAGCAAAGTCGAACTCTTCAATTACAGCTAAACCAGAAATTCTGCTTTACGGTTGCAACGTCGCCGCCACAGAAGCAGGTGTCGCCTTCGTCCAAAGGCTGAGTCAGCTCACGGGGGCAAATATTGCCGCTTCCGACAACTTGACCGGCAGTGCGGCACTGGGTGGAGACTGGGTGCTGGAAGTGACTACGGGAAACATAGAAACACCTTTGGCATTTTCGGCTGAGGCGAGGGAAGCTTACAGCGCAGTTTTAGTCGCTACATTTGACGAACTGCGAGATGCGATAACTCTCGCTAACGCTTTGCCCAATGCAGACACGATTGCCATCACGGGCAACATCACCTTCGGACCCGGACAGGTTCTGCCCAGGATTTCCACCCCCATCACCTTTACCGGCGGCGGTTTTGCCCTAAATCTAGGCAATAACCGGGGCTTCTTCATCGACAGCGCCGCTACGCCAGTCACATTTTCCAACCTGACAATTACCGGCGGCATATCTACAGGCGCTGCAGGCACAGGTGGCGGCGGTGGTGCAGCCGGCATGGGCGGCGCACTATTTATCAACAGCGGCACTGTCACAGTTAACAGCGTGACCTTTACTGGCAACAGCGCTACGGGCGGCGCGGGCAGCGCGCCCCCCGTCGCTCCCGCAGTCGCAGGCCCGGGCGGCAACACCGATTTTGCAGGCCTGTTTCCCTTCGTTTCCGCAGGTGGCGGCGGTCAAACTGGCCTCACCGGGTTGCCAAGCATCGGCGGTGAGGGCGGCCCCGGCGGTACGGGCGGCAACGGCGGCGCGGGCAGTGGCGGATTGCCAGGTACCGGTCTTAACGGCGGCCCCGGCGGCGCTGGCGGTACGGGCGGCGCAGGTACCGGCGGGACTAACGGCGGCCCCGGTGGCGCTGGCGGCGCTGGCGGTACGGGCGGCTTCGGAGGAGGAGGAGGAGGCGGCGGCGCTGGCGGCGCTGGTGGCGTCGCCGGCACTGGCACAGTAGGTGCAGCCGGCCCTGGGGGCATTGGCGGCGCTGGCGGCTTCGGAGGAGGAGGAGGCGGCGGCGGTGGCGGTGTTGGCGGCAACGGCGGTGTCGGGGGCTTCGGAGGCGGCGGCGGCTTCGGTACCGCAGGCGGAGCCAGCACGACTGTCGGAGCTTTTACCCCGGGCGGCGCGGGCAGCCCAACCGGTGGCGGCGGCGGTGCTGGTTTGGGAGGCGCAATTTTTGTTAATAGTGGTAGTTTGACCCTGAACAACAGCACTTTGTTCAGCAACACAGCAACGGGAGGCGCTGCTGGCGGTGCGGGGGCGACACCGGGACAGGGTGCCGGGGCCGCGATTTTTGTCAACAGCGGCGCTACTGCAACTCTTACTAACAACACGATCACTGCTAACACTGCGACTGCAACTGCCCCTGCTCTTGCTGTGGGCGGGGGTATTGCTACTAACGGCGGTACTGTGAATGTCCTAAACTCGATCGTCGCAGGTAATGTTGGCGGCGCAAGTCCTGATGTGTTTGGGACATTCACCGCCACCAGTATCAACAATTTGATCGGGAATGTTGCTGGCAGCAATTTACCTGTCGCCCAGCAACTGACCGTTCCTCTAGCAAATGTCATCGCCCCTACCCCAGGATTGAACCAGGCTACAGGCGTTCCCGTGACTTATGCTTTGGCTGACAGCACTGCGACTCCTAATCCGGCGATCGATGCTGGGGATGCCGCCGCGGCTGCGGCTGCGGGCGCGACTGACCAGCGGGGTGCTGGCTTTCCTCGGACGATCGGCACTGCTGTTGATATCGGCGCCTACGAGTACGGCCCGATCGTCACAGGGATTAAATTCAACGACCTTAACGGGGATAGCCTGCAAGGTGCCGCGGCGACTGAACCAGGTCTTCCGGGCTGGGTGATTTCTGTAGGCACGAAGAGCACTACTACCGCAGCCGACGGCACTTACATCCTCCGCGACGTAAAAACCGATACTCCGATTACAGAAGCGCCCCCCGCTGGAACGCCTGCGACTGCTTGGGTGCAGACCCTCGGCCCGACTCCGGCAAATACGGGTATTGTTAATGTCACGGGTGCCAACTTCGGTAATTTCCAGAAAACATCGATCGCAGGCAAAACCTACACCGATCTCGCGGGCAACGGCTTCACGCCCGACGACACCGTATTAAACGGCGTCACGGTCAACCTCTACAAAGACACCAACGCCAACGGTACGCTAGAAGTCGGCACAGATACTGTTGTCGGCACTGCACAAACCACTGCAGGAGCCGGAGATTACACATTCGCGGATATCGGCCCTGGCAATTACCTGATACAAGCCACGGCCCCAGCCAACTCCAGCATCTCTTTCCCCGCTGCCGCAATTCTCGTTAGCGCCCAAAGCGGTACTCCCGTCACCGCCCAAAACTTCGGCGTTTTCCAAAACATCACCGTCAGCGGCACCAAATTCACCGACCTCACAGGCAACGGCTTCTCTGCTGATGACACGCCGCTCAACGGCACCACCGTTCGCTTGTTCAAAGATACTAACAATAACAGCACTTTAGATACAGGCGACGCGGAAATCGCCTCTCAAGTTACCGGGACAGCGCCAGCGGCTGCTGGGACGTATAGCTTTGCCAACGTCGGCTCCGGTAGGCACTTTGTGAGAGAAGATGTGCCAACTGGTTTCTCACAAACCGCCGGCCCGGCTTTTTATACAATTAACCCGGTCAGCGGCACAAACATTACGGCTCAAGACTTCGGCAACCTCCAGTTGGGCAAAATCAGCGGGATCAAATTTAATGACCTCAACAAAAATGGCACCCAAGATTTGCCAGCAGAACAACCCCTAGGAGGCTGGACAATCTACCTGGATGCCAACAACAACGGCGTCCAAGACCAAGTAGCAGCCGAAACAGGCACCAACGCCGCCGTCACCGATGTCGCCGGTAACTACCAGTTCACCAACCTGCCAGCCGGCACTTATACAGTGCGGGAAGTGCCACAAACAGGCTGGACGCAAACTCTGCCCCCCGTCAACGCAGCCACGCCTACTCTTTCCGGCGCGTTTACGATCGGCGTCACTAGCGGTACCGATTCTCAAAACAACAACTTCGGCAACTTCAGGCCCAATAGCATCAGCGGTCTGAAGTTCAATGACCTCAACAACAACCGGGTACAAGATACCGGGGAACTAGGGCTGGCCAACTGGCAATTCTTCCTCGATACCAACGATAACGGCACTCTCGACACCGGGGAACCCAACACCCTTACCGATGCCGCCGGCAACTACCAATTCCTCGATGTGTCAGCAGGAACCTACAAGGTGCGGGAAGTGTTGCAACCTACTTGGACGCAAACTACCCCCGACCCGGACGACATCACTGTCACCAGCGGTCAAGACATCGCTAATATCAACTTCGGCAACTTCCAGTCGAGCACTATCAGCGGTCAAAAATTCAATGACCTCAACAGCAACGGCGTTAAGGATGCCGGAGAATTGGGGCTAGGTAACTGGCAAATATTCCTCGACAGTATCAATCCGGATGGATTGTTTCAGCAGGGCGAACCGACTACCATCACCGATGCAGCGGGCAACTACACTCTCCGAGATATACCCGCAGGTACTTACCAGGTAAGGGAAGTCCAGCAAAACGGCTGGACGCAGACGACCCCCAACCCCGCCCCCGTTACGGTTAATCCCTCAGATAACATCACGGGCATTGACTTCGGCAACTTCCTGCCCCAACCCGGCGCGATCCGAGGTCTGAAGTTCCAAGACACCAACAACAATGGCACTCAGGATGCTGGAGAAGCGGGTTTACCCAATTTCCAAATTCAGTTAACCAATGTCGTAGCTGGAACTGCTCCTGCTCCTGTTACTACTACCACAGACAACAGCGGCAACTACCTGTTCGCGAACCTAACGCCGGGAACCTACCGCGTCCGGGAAGTCAACCAAACTGGGTTCACCCAAAGCACACCCGAACCCGCGGATATCACCCTAACTTCGGGTGCTATTGTCAGCGGCATCAACTTCGGGAACTTCCCGACGCCGACACCGACACCGACACCGACGCCGACACCTGCACCCACACCGCCGACATCGCCTGCACCCACACCGACTCCTGCACCTGTACCGACTCCGGCGCCTGCACCTGTACCGACTCCGGCGCCTGCACCTGTACCGACTCCGGCGCCTGTACCGACGCCGACTCCTGCGCCTGTACCGACGCCGACACCTGCACCTGTACCGACGCCGACACCTGCACCTGTACCGACAGATTTGGTTTGCCCTGAGAACTTCCCCAGGATCGCTACTCCCAATGAGCCCGGCACTCCTTCAGCGGGTAATGTCATCAACGGCCCTAACGGCGACGATACGATCGTGGGTAGTGTCGGCAATGACTCTATCTTGGGGTTGAGCGGCAACGATTTGATCTTTGGTCGAGGGGGCGGCGACTACATCAATGGCAATATGGCCAACGATACTGTCTACGGAGGCATCGATAGCGATACTCTCTTCGGTGGCAAAGGGTTTGACCTGATTTTTGGCGATCGCGGTAACGATACGATTTATGGCAATCGTGGCAACGACTCTCTCTCTGGTGACGAAGGCAATGACGTATTGTACGGCGGCAAAGCCGATGACGTAATTTTGGGAGGCGCTGGCGATGACGTGCTAATTGGCGATCAAGGCAATGACACTCTCTGTGGCGATGACGGTAACAATACCTTAATTGGCGGCAGCGGTGATGATTTGCTCTTTGGTGGCACCAGCGATAACTTGCTCTTTGGCGGCCTTGGCAGCGATACCCTCGTCGGCGGCATTGGCAGCAATGGCTTTGTCTTGTCAGCGAGCGGAGGAATTGACACCATTATCAACTTCACCGCAGGAGTTGATTCGATCGAGTTGGTGGGAGGCTTGGACTTCAATCAACTGTTATTGACCGAAACTAATGGCTCGACGGCGATCGGGCTTGCTAACAGCGACCAGATTTTGGCTATAGTGACGGGCGTGCAGCCGAGCCAGTTATCGGCTCAGAGTTTTAGCTTGCTGGTTTAG
- the cysT gene encoding sulfate ABC transporter permease subunit CysT — protein sequence MAVSSPTSNPESPIENIKRAIGKITLPWGITLGYLSLMLLLPVAAMLLKASTVNPAEFWAIATSPIALSAYDVTFFTALMAALINGVFGTLIAWVLVRYDFPLKRVVDAAVDLPFALPTSVAGLTLATVYSDNGWIGGLFAPLGIKISFTRLGVGIAMIFISLPFIVRTVQPVLNEMEKDIEEAAWCLGASQFQTFWRVVLPPLFPSILTGVALGFSRAVGEYGSTVIVASNIPFKDLIAPVLIFQRLEQYDYAGATVIGTILLGISLAMLFAINLLQAWRRRYDG from the coding sequence ATGGCTGTATCATCTCCAACCAGCAACCCTGAATCTCCCATCGAAAATATCAAAAGGGCGATCGGCAAAATCACATTACCTTGGGGAATCACCCTAGGCTACCTCAGCTTAATGCTATTGCTCCCCGTTGCAGCAATGCTGCTGAAAGCCAGCACAGTAAACCCCGCCGAATTTTGGGCAATTGCCACCAGTCCGATCGCCCTTTCCGCCTACGATGTCACCTTCTTTACGGCCTTAATGGCGGCATTAATTAACGGAGTATTCGGCACATTAATTGCCTGGGTATTAGTCCGCTACGACTTTCCCTTAAAACGGGTTGTCGATGCAGCAGTCGATTTACCTTTTGCACTGCCCACCTCCGTCGCCGGTTTAACCCTCGCCACAGTTTACAGCGATAACGGCTGGATCGGCGGGCTGTTTGCACCCTTGGGAATCAAGATTTCATTTACTCGCTTGGGCGTAGGAATAGCCATGATCTTTATTTCCTTGCCCTTTATCGTGCGGACTGTACAGCCAGTTTTAAACGAAATGGAAAAAGACATCGAAGAAGCAGCTTGGTGCTTGGGTGCTTCTCAATTTCAAACCTTCTGGCGAGTAGTTTTACCGCCACTGTTCCCGTCTATTTTAACCGGAGTTGCCCTCGGGTTTTCGCGAGCGGTTGGCGAGTATGGCTCTACTGTAATTGTAGCTTCTAACATACCCTTCAAAGATTTAATCGCGCCAGTATTAATTTTTCAAAGATTAGAACAGTACGACTATGCAGGAGCAACAGTTATCGGCACTATCCTGTTAGGTATTTCCCTGGCAATGCTGTTCGCAATTAATCTATTACAAGCATGGAGAAGACGCTATGACGGCTAA
- a CDS encoding sulfate ABC transporter substrate-binding protein, with the protein MSPWQRLNQHFHWPQQPPASTNQSFKALKRFVSLFLVGITLSLAVASCSQGTTNNPAATPGGASPAANKGNVELTLVSFAVTKAAHEAIIPKFIEQWQKEKGQTVTFNQSYGGSGSQTRAVIDGLEADIVHLALALDTAKIEKAGLIQPGWEKEVPNEGIVSKSVGAIVTREGNPKGINTWEDLSKDGVKVITADPKTSGVARWNFLALWGSVLKTGGDETKALDFTSKVYKNVPILTKDAREATDVFFKQGQGDALINYENEILLAGEKGEKPTYTIPEVNVSIDNPIAIVDKNVDKHGTREVAEAFVKFLYTPEAQREFAKVGFRPVDATVAAEPEFVKKYAPIKTLFTAQDLGGWGDIQQKFFDDGAVFDKIQGSIKQ; encoded by the coding sequence ATGAGTCCGTGGCAACGCCTAAATCAACATTTTCACTGGCCCCAACAGCCACCAGCGAGCACAAACCAATCATTTAAGGCGCTCAAAAGATTTGTGTCGCTATTTTTAGTGGGAATAACTTTAAGTCTTGCCGTTGCATCCTGCAGCCAGGGAACCACCAACAATCCCGCAGCCACTCCAGGCGGTGCTAGCCCAGCAGCGAACAAAGGCAACGTAGAATTAACCCTAGTATCCTTCGCCGTCACCAAAGCCGCCCACGAAGCCATAATTCCCAAATTCATAGAACAATGGCAAAAAGAAAAAGGCCAAACCGTCACCTTCAACCAAAGCTACGGCGGTTCCGGTTCCCAAACTCGGGCCGTAATTGACGGTTTAGAAGCAGACATCGTACACCTAGCCCTCGCCCTCGACACCGCAAAAATCGAAAAAGCCGGACTAATTCAACCTGGGTGGGAAAAAGAAGTCCCCAACGAAGGCATAGTCAGTAAATCCGTAGGAGCAATAGTTACCCGCGAAGGCAATCCCAAAGGCATCAACACCTGGGAAGATTTAAGCAAAGACGGAGTAAAAGTGATTACTGCCGATCCCAAAACATCAGGCGTTGCCCGTTGGAATTTCCTCGCACTTTGGGGCTCCGTTCTTAAAACCGGAGGAGACGAAACCAAAGCATTAGACTTTACTAGCAAAGTCTACAAAAACGTCCCCATTCTGACTAAAGATGCCCGCGAAGCCACTGATGTATTTTTCAAACAAGGGCAAGGCGACGCCTTAATTAACTACGAAAACGAGATTCTTCTGGCAGGTGAGAAAGGCGAAAAACCGACTTATACTATTCCCGAAGTCAATGTTTCGATCGACAATCCCATTGCCATCGTCGATAAAAACGTTGATAAACACGGTACTCGCGAAGTCGCCGAAGCATTTGTCAAGTTTCTCTACACCCCAGAAGCTCAGCGAGAATTTGCCAAAGTAGGCTTCCGCCCAGTAGATGCGACAGTAGCCGCGGAACCAGAATTTGTCAAAAAATATGCCCCCATCAAAACCCTATTTACAGCTCAAGACTTAGGAGGTTGGGGAGATATTCAGCAGAAATTCTTCGATGACGGAGCTGTTTTTGACAAAATCCAAGGTTCAATTAAACAGTAA